Proteins encoded in a region of the Pieris rapae chromosome 12, ilPieRapa1.1, whole genome shotgun sequence genome:
- the LOC110997843 gene encoding outer dynein arm-docking complex subunit 4: MNSEDNAKAQARSILGPTKDAEFLQSFVRIGVGDEEEEIPVPKASISKRAPPAEKTDTIEDELPEDRKDSLKPKKKNRRKPKRERRIRQEELYTDKDRAAAVVMGSKDIKFSLSMKDKAERSSALQIPVEADAGTLLALARAEMMRERYRTALMFVDKAIELAPEDKAAYVARSKCYLLLGEPRLALEDAETALKLDPKHAKALLQKAESLYYCGEFEMSLVHYHRGLRARPDLSEFRLGVQKAQEAIENTIGSVKQVKNGGKRNSKQSRPVLGQLMSDKLYLENLLKNPDLAIADKKNDVVLKQAEEAIRFLENREEFWRQQQSANRH, translated from the exons ATGAACAGCGAAGACAACGCAAAAGCACAAGCCCGTTCCATCCTAGGACCAACAAAAGATGCAGAATTCCTACAAAGTTTTGTACGGATCGGCGTTGGCGATGAGGAGGAGGAAATCCCTGTCCCCAAAGCTTCGATCAGCAAGCGAGCCCCGCCAGCAGAGAAAACCGACACCATTGAAGATGAACTGCCAGAAGATAGAAAGGATTCGCTCAAGCCGAAGAAGAAGAATAGACGTAAGCCAAAACGAGAAAGACGAATTCGTCAAGAGGAGTTGTACACTGATAAGGATCGGGCAGCCGCTGTTGTGATGGGGTCTAAAGACATTAAGTTCTCGCTCAGTATGAAGGACAAGGCGGAAAGGAGCAGTGCCCTGCAAATTCCAGTGGAAGCGGATGCTGGAACACTGTTAGCGTTGGCACGGGCGGAGATGATGCGGGAGCGGTACCGTACTGCGTTGATGTTTGTGGATAAG GCTATTGAGCTGGCACCAGAAGACAAGGCCGCCTACGTCGCGCGTAGCAAATGTTACCTGTTACTCGGCGAGCCTCGATTAGCTTTAGAGGATGCGGAAACCGCTCTTAAACTTGATCCGAAACACGCAAAGGCTTTGCTACAGAAGGCTGAATCGTTATATTATTGTGGGGAGTTCGAAATGAGTCTAGTACATTACCACAGAGGCCTGCGCGCACGACCTGATTTAAGTGAATTTAGACTTGGCGTTCAAAAGGCacag GAAGCTATAGAGAATACAATAGGATCCGTAAAACAAGTGAAAAACGGTGGTAAGAGGAACAGTAAACAATCCAGGCCAGTGCTAGGACAGCTGATGTCTGATAAACTCTATCTGGAGAACCTTCTGAAGAACCCTGACTTAGCTATTGCTGATAAGAAAAATGATGTCGTGCTGAAGCAGGCGGAAGAGGCTATACGCTTTTTAGAGAATAGGGAGGAATTCTGGAGGCAACAGCAAAGCGCGAATCGTCACTAA
- the LOC110997834 gene encoding uncharacterized protein LOC110997834, whose amino-acid sequence MYVLFVQIAAGADDAQQACINLLVAEDDECCDSLKIFKSLDEAEKECAKDSKEMTCDNYKCILEKKGLLKGDNLDEEATKVFFAAIAEEYPEEKGVVKKMEENCYNGKNKDFDLLDENCPILNFYICAYVNALLECTSWKSMPQCQKISDDAKTCKIELSKS is encoded by the exons atgtatgttttatttgtgcaGATAGCAGCAGGTGCAGATGACGCACAACAAGCGTGTATCAATTTATTGGTGGCTGAG GATGACGAATGCTGCGATAGTCTTAAAATCTTCAAATCACTGGACGAGGCGGAAAAGGAGTGCGCTAAAGATTCTAAAGAAATGACT TGCGATAATTACAAGTGTATTTTGGAGAAGAAAGGTCTCCTCAAAGGAGATAATCTAGATGAAGAGGCCACCAAGGTGTTCTTCGCTGCTATTGCTGAGGAGTATCCCGAAGAGAAGGGTGTGGTTAAGAAAATGGAGGAGAACTGCTACAACGGAAAAAACAAGGACTTCGACCTTTTGGATGAAAATTGTCCTATACTAAACTTCTATATTTGCGCCTACGTTAATGCTCTTTTG GAATGCACATCATGGAAAAGTATGCCACAGTGTCAAAAAATATCCGACGACGCAAAAACTTGCAAGATTGAACTCTCAaagtcttaa
- the LOC110997840 gene encoding cyclic nucleotide-gated cation channel beta-3: MEVKVEVHTVYPSSLKKEPSRAITKVSHGSWGTPDSSPRHSALLNNSSIETKSIIKDEAAEKNKLSIFVVEKRVRLSEVEKDSDVKENATELKSFDKVRSSQKRRFEINDEIESPQSPVPSSPSKCKIFGFPTLFYPYMPIDPQGRIYITWLFLVTFCYSYNAWAIALRATFPYQTPNNLPIWLTADYISDIFYILDVVLVKPRLMFLNDGFWVTDEVETRKHYKKKTQYKFDVISLLPLDILYVFFGTKMVILRFPRLLKLQTFWEFHQAMDRVLSSPYVVRIGKTLFYIFYLIHLNACAYYAISDYIGLGSNSWVYDNEGNAYIRCFYFATKTATSIGKNPKPGNTWEYLFMTAAWLMGVFVFAVLIGQIRDIIATATRQKTEYRKKVDGCVRYLRRLNMPASLQRRVTCWFKYTWTTQRCFDEARILNSLPYNMKRDVALEVHISTLSKVQLFRDCSASLLRDLVLQLRPVSFLPGDVVVRKGDVGHQMYIIKTGKCVVMSPDEKEVLATLSEGSVFGEISLLGIDGLRRRTATVRSRGYSTLFALSRNDLDIALNYHKEAEQILRRRADQIIRENAARQTKQQIAIDAKREDSDLRKRRKSGGSSESVKSRRMRSASALSKRKLSMVSEDKPHHVDVRSASPDIKRIETSTPIPTIIFSNEAN, from the exons CATACGGTGTATCCCTCTTCGTTGAAGAAAGAGCCTTCACGAGCTATTACCAAAGTCTCCCATGGATCTTGGGGTACTCCTGACTCCTCACCCAGACATTCTGC attattaaataactccAGCATAGAGACCAAATCCATTATCAAAGACGAAGCtgcagaaaaaaataaact GTCCATTTTTGTAGTAGAAAAACGAGTGAGACTCTCTGAAGTAGAAAAGGATAGTGACGTAAAGGAAAATGCAACGGAATTAAAGAGTTTTGATAAAGTTAGAAGCTCTCAAAAGCg tcGCTTCGAAATTAATGACGAAATAGAATCCCCGCAGAGTCCCGTACCATCATCGCCGTCAAAGTGCAAGATTTTTGGTTTCCCAACATTATTCTACCCTTACATGCCTATTGATCCACAGG GTCGCATCTACATAACCTGGCTATTTCTCGTAACGTTCTGCTATAGTTACAATGCCTGGGCCATAGCTTTGAGAGCGACCTTTCCATACCAAACCCCAAACAACCTACCAATTTGGCTAACAGCGGATTATATTtccgatatattttatatactcgACGTGGTTCTTGTGAAACCCAGGTTGATGTTTCTAAATGACGGCTTTTGGGTTACGGATGAAGTTGAAACTAGGAaacattataagaaaaaaactcagtataag TTTGACGTAATATCTCTCCTACCGCTGGATATATTGTACGTATTTTTCGGTACAAAGATGGTCATACTGAGATTTCCTCGACTTCTTAAACTGCAGACTTTCTGGGAATTTCATCAGGCAATGGACCGAGTTCTTTCCTCGCCCTATGTG GTACGAATAGGAAAAACGTTGTTCTACATTTTCTATTTGATTCATCTAAACGCCTGCGCATATTACGCAATAAGTGATTATATTGGCCTCGGCTCCAATTCTTGGGTCTACGATAACGAAGGCAACGCGTACATCCGGTGTTTCTACTTTGCTACTAAAACTGCTACTTCCAtag gTAAAAACCCAAAACCAGGAAACACCtgggaatatttatttatgacagcAGCCTGGCTGATGGGAGTCTTTGTCTTCGCCGTACTCATTGGGCAAATTCGTGACATCATTGCTACAGCCACGAGGCAGaag ACGGAATATCGTAAGAAAGTGGACGGCTGTGTGCGATATTTACGCAGATTAAATATGCCTGCAAGTCTCCAACGGCGTGTTACCTGTTGGTTTAAATATACCTGGACAACTCAACGGTGTTTTG atgaGGCTAGAATTCTGAACTCATTGCCATACAATATGAAGCGTGACGTCGCACTCGAAGTCCACATTTCCACTTTAAGTAag gTTCAACTTTTCCGAGACTGTTCAGCATCTCTCCTCCGCGACCTGGTGTTGCAACTTCGACCTGTTTCCTTCCTCCCAGGGGACGTGGTCGTTAGAAAAGGAGATGTGGGACATCAGATGTATATCATCAAAACTGGGAAGTGCGTT gttatGTCTCCAGACGAGAAAGAAGTACTGGCAACGTTAAGCGAAGGCTCCGTTTTTGGTGAAATCAGCCTTCTCGGCATCGACGGACTCCGACGACGTACTGCGACTGTTCG ATCCCGTGGATATTCCACTCTCTTTGCTCTCTCTCGTAACGACCTCGACATAGCTTTAAATTATCACAAAGAAGCTGAACAAATCCTTAGACGTAGAGCCGATCAAATAATAAGAGAAAACGCGGCCAGACAAACAAAGCAACAGATAGCAATAGACGCGAAAAGAGAGGACTCGGATCTTAGGAAGAGAAGAAAGAGCGGGGGAAGTAGCGAGAGTGTGAAGAGTAGAAGAATGAGATCGGCAAGTGCTCTATCGAAGCGGAAGTTGTCTATGGTGTCTGAAGATAAG cctcACCACGTTGACGTACGAAGTGCTTCGCCAGATATAAAGCGAATAGAAACGTCAACACCTATTCCTaccattatattttctaacgaagctaattaa